The genome window GCCGCCTCCTGGAAGGCGCCGTACGGCTTCTCCATCTCCGACAGGCCGACCGTCTCGCGCTTGAGGAACATCGCGAGGGTCCAGTCGGTGAACACGCGGATCTTGCGGTTCATGGTCGGCACCCGGCTGCCGTGGTACAGGCGGTGGAACCACCAGGCCGGACGGCCCTTCAGCTTGTACTTGCCGAAGAGGATCGCCACGCCCTTGTGCAGGCCCAGACCGGCGACCGCACCCAGGTTCTTGTGCTTGTACTCGGCCTGCGGGAAGCCGCGCATCCCGGAGATCACGTTGTCGCCGAGCTGCACCGCCTGCCGGACCGCGTGCTGCGCGTTCGGCGGGCACCAGGCGCCCTCGCCGACGGCGAGGTCAGGCACCTGGGCGTTGTCGCCGGCCGCCCAGACGTTGTCGAAGCCCTGCACCTGCAGGGTCGGCGCGGTGTCGACGTGGCCGCGCGGGCCCAGCGGCAGACCGAAGTTGGACACCACCGGGTTCGGCTTCACGCCGGCGGTCCACACGATGGTGGCGGCGTCGCACTCGATGCCGTTCTTCAGCACCACGTGCTGGTCGACGCAGGAGTCCATCGAGGTCTCGATGTAGATCTCGATGTCGCGCTCTTCGAGCTTCTCCTTGGTCCACAGACCCAGGTCCGGACCCATCTCGGGGAGGATCCGGTTGGCCGCCTCGACCACGATGAAGCGCATGTCGTCGCGGCTGACGGTCTTGTAGATCTTCGCCGCGTCGCGGGCCATGTCCTCGATCTCGGCGATCGTCTCGATGCCGGCGAAGCCGCCACCGATGACCACGAAGGTGAGGGCCTTGGCCCGGACCGCCTCGTCCGTGGTGGACTCGGCCTTGTCCAGCTGCGCCATGACGTGGTTGCGGAGGCTGATCGCCTCCTCGACCGTCTTCATGCCGATGCCGTGCTCGGCCAGGCCGGGGATCGGGAAGGTGCGGGAGACCGAGCCGGTGGCGACGACGAGGTAGTCGAAGTTCAGCTCGTAGGAGTCGCCGGACAGCGGCGCGATGGTGGCGACCTTGCGGGCGTGGTCCACCTCGGTCACGTGACCGGTGAGCACCTCCGCCTTCTTCAGGGCGCTGCGCAGCGGCGCGACGAGGTTGCGAGGCGCGACGTTGCCGCCGGCCGCCTCGGGAAGGAAGGGCAGGTACGTCATGTACGACCGCGGGTCGACGACCGTGACGGTCGCCTCCCCGTAGCGCATCTTCTTGAGGATGCGCATCGCGGCATACAGGCCGACGTAACCACCGCCGACAATGAGGATGCGAGGACGCTCCGTGGTGCTCATATCCGAAAGTATCCAGCACCGTCCGGAGCACCCTTCGTGAGGCCCGTCACAAGCCCCTGGACATGGCCTGCTACACTGCGCGCCCACAGATGGGCCGCCCGGTGGCCCCACGAGCACCCCGGAACCCCTCGGTCCGTCCTCGACCGGATGTTTGGGTTCCGCTCCCCCGTGTGAGCAGCAACGATCCGCGCACAGCCACCGGTTCCCGATAATCGTTTCGAATTCACCGGCCGCGCCGGAGCCTCGCCTGGGATCCTTCGGTCGGCCACGGCGAGCGACCTTCGGTCCCGCAATCCGGACGAACCGCCCTCCAAGACGCCACGAACAGCCGGAACTCCATGTGAAGAAATTCACGAAGGTTTTCGCGGGGCTCGGCGCGGCACCCCGCCGAGCGGGTCCGGCGGGGTGCCCGAGGGGTGCCGACGGGGTGTCCGGACGGCTGCCGACAGGACTGCCCAGGAGTACCGAGGACTGCCGGGCGGACTGCCAGGAGGACCGCCGCGGGTCAGCGGAAGAGGCTCCAGGCGATGCCGTCGAGGATGTCGTGCTCGCTCACCACCAGCTCGGCGGCACCGGTCCGCTCCATCACCGAACGCAGCACCAGCGCCCCGGCGGCGATCACGTCCACCCGCCCCGGGTGCAGCGCCGGGATCGCGGCCCGCTCGGCGTGCCCCGAGCTCAGCAGCCGCTCGGTCACCTCGCGCACCCGGGTCAGCGACAGCCGCGAGTGGTGGATCCGCTCCGACTGGTACTCCGGCAGCCCGAGCGCGATCGCGGCCACCGTGGTGACCGTGCCGGCCAGGCCCACCAGGGTGGCCCCGGCGGTCAGCGGCACCACCTCGGCGGCCCGGTTCAGCCCGGCCGCGATGTCCGCCTCGGCGGCCGCGATCTGAGCCGGCGTCGGCACCTCGGCGCCGGCGAAGTGGCGCTCCGTCAGCCGCACGCTGCCGATGTCCACCGAGCGGGCCGCCTGCACGCTCTCGCCGCCCAGCACGAACTCGGTGGAGCCGCCGCCCAGGTCGAAGACCAGGTAGGGGGCGGCCACGCCGGTGCCGGCCAGGCCCTTGGTGGCGCCGGAGAACGAGAGTTGGGCCTCCTCGTCGCCGGAGATCACCTCCGGCTCCACCCCGAGGATCTCCCGCACGCCCTTGGCGAACTCCGCGCTGTTCTCGGCGTCCCGGGAGGCGCTGGTGGCCACGAACCGGATCCGCTCGACCGGCACGCCGAACTCGGCGATCACCGCGGCGTACTCCCGGCAGGCCGCGAAGGTGCGCTGCAGCGCCTCCGGGGCCAACCGCCCGGTGCGGTCCACGTCCTGGCCGAGCCGGACGATCGTCATCCGGCGGTCCAGGTCCAGCGCGCGGCCGGTCCCCGGGTCCAGTTCGGTGATCAGCAGGCGGATCGAGTTGGTGCCGCAGTCGACCGCGGCAACCCTGGTACCGGTCACGCCTGTTCCCCCTGCTCCCCCTGCTCGTCGGCGGCGGCCCGCTTGGCCGCCCGCTCGACCGTCTTGCGCTCCTTGGCCGCGATCACTTCGGCGTGGTCCTCGGCGGTGGCCCGCTGCTGCCGCAGGGCCTCGACGCCGGTCTCGACCTGCTCCGGCGTCACGCAGCTCCCCTTGCCCCACCAGTCGGGCAGCATCGCCAGGGCCTCGTCGCCCAGCGGGTTGACCCCGGGACCGGCGGCCAGCGAGTGGCCGACCAGCACGTGCAGGCACTTCACCCGGTCCGGCATGCCGCCGGCACTCGGGAAGCCCTCCAGCACCTCGATGGCGTCGCGGCGGGCGATGTAGTCCTCGTGCGCCTTCTGGTAGGCCGCGGCCAGCTCCGGGTCCTCGGCGAGCCGCGCCGTCTGCTCCTTCATCACCCCGTCCGCCTCCAGGGTGCCGATCAGCGAGGCGGCCTTGGGGCAGGTCAGGTAGTACAGGGTGGGGAACGGCGTGCCGTCCGGCAGCCGGGGAGCGGTCTCCACCACGTCGGGGTTGCCGCACGGGCAGCGGTGCGCGACCGCCCGGGTGCCGCGCGGCACCCGGCCGAGCTGGGCGGCCACGGCGGCCAGGTCGCGGTCGTCTACCGGCTGGTTCTCAGTGCTCATCAGGTGCTCATCAGGTCGTCAGGGAACGGGGGCTGGGGTGGGGGCCGGGGACGCGGCGGCGTCCACCGACTCCCAGACGGTGCTGTACCAGGGCGCGCCAGCCTTCGGCCCGGACTTCGCGGTGCCCGCGCCGGAGGGCTGGGAGGCGCCGGCCGAGGGGCTGGGGTCCACGGCGGTGAACGGGGTCTCGCCGGGCATCGCGAAGTGCAGCCGGCTGCGGGCCTGGGCCTTGACGAACTCCGGGTCCTGCCAGCGGGCCCGCTCGGTGGTCAGCCGCTGCACCTCCTGGCGGGCCTGCTCGGCCTTGACCCGCTGCGCGGCGATCTCGGCCCGCTGGTTGAGGAGCTGACGGGTCGGGTACGCGAGGATCGCCACCAGGGAGCAGAGCACCAGCACCAGCACGGTGGCCCGGCTGGTGAACCGGGGCCGCCCCGGGAACTTCCACGCTGCCATGAACCCCTCGCCCCTGTCGTCGCACCGGTGCCCCGGTCCCCACACCCTACGGGGTGGGGACCGGGGCACCGGTCATTTGCTCGGTACGGTCAGCCCTCGTAACGGAAGCGCGGGAAGGCCGCGCGGCCCGCGTACTCGGCGGCGTCGTCGAGGATCTCCTCGATGCGCAGCAGCTGGTTGTACTTGGCGGTGCGGTCGGTGCGGGCCGGCGCACCGGCCTTGATCTGGCCGCAGTTGGTGGCGACGGCCAGGTCGGCGATGGTGACGTCCTCGGTCTCGCCCGAGCGGTGCGACATCATGCAGCGGAAGCCGTTGCGCTGGGCCAGCTCGACGGCGTCCAGGGTCTCGGTCAGCGAGCCGATCTGGTTCACCTTCACCAGCAGCGCGTTGGCGGTGCCGGTCTCGATGCCCTTGGCGAGGCGCTCCGGGTTGGTCACGAACAGGTCGTCACCGACCAGCTGGACCTTGTCGCCCAGCTTGTCGGTCATGGCCTTCCAGCCGTCCCAGTCCGACTCGTCCAGCGGGTCCTCGATGGAGACCAGCGGGTAGGAGGCGACCAGGTCGGCGTAGTAGTCGATCAGCTCGCCGGCCGAGAGCGGCTTGCCCTCGAACTGGTAGGCGCCGTCCTTGTAGAACTCGGAGGCGGCGACGTCCAGGGCCAGCGCGACGTCCTTGCCCGGCACGTAGCCGGCCTTCTTGATGGCCTCGGTGATCAGGTCCAGCGCCTCGCGGTTGGAGTCGAGGTTCGGCGCGAAGCCGCCCTCGTCGCCCAGGCCGGTGGAGAGGCCGCGCTCCTTCAGCACGCCCTTGAGGGTGTGGTAGACCTCGGCGCCCCAGCGGACCGCCTCGGAGAAGGACTCGGCGCCGATCGGCGCGATCATGAACTCCTGGATGTCCACGTTGGAGTCGGCGTGCGAGCCGCCGTTCAGGATGTTCATCATCGGCACGGGCAGGACGTGCGCGTTCGGGCCGCCGAGGTAGCGGAAGAGCGGCAGGTCGGAGGCCTCGGAGGCGGCGTGCGCCACGGCGAGCGAGACGCCGAGGATCGCGTTGGCGCCGAGCGAGGACTTGTCCGGGGTGGCGTCGAGGTCGAGCATCGCCTGGTCGATCAGCCGCTGCTCGGTGGCGTCGTAGCCCACCAGCTCCGGGCCGATCTGCTCGATCACCGCGAGCACGGCCTTCTCGACGCCCTTGCCGCCGTAGCGGTTCTTGTCGCCGTCGCGCAGCTCCAGCGCCTCGAAGGCACCGGTGGAGGCACCGGACGGGACAGCGGCACGGCCGGTGCTGCCGTCGTCGAGGCCGACCTCGACCTCGACCGTGGGGTTGCCGCGGGAGTCGAGGATTTCACGGGCGACGACGACATCAATGGACGGCACTATGCATCTCCTTGCGGAAGCGGTCCTGCGGACAGGGATGGCGGAGGCGTTACGACCAGAGCCTAACCGCACCGACCGGCCGGGCCACCCGGACCTCGGTCCCGTCTCACGGTGTGGCTCGGCTACCTGCCGGTAGTTCACCTGAATGCCCGTTCGGTCCCGTACCGGGCCGCCTGGTTGAGCGGCCCGGTACCGTTTTCGACCCCTTTGGGCAGTTGCCGGGGACTAGCCGAGGTTCAGCACCTGGCCCGGGTAGATCAGGTCCGGATCGCCGCCGACCACGCCCTGGTTGCCCTGGTACAGCGCGTGCCAACCGCCCAGGATGTGCTGGGCCTGGGCGATCTTCGACAGCGTGTCACCGGACTTGACGGTGTAGCCGTTGGCGGCACCGGTCTGCGGCTTCGCCGGGCTGCTCGGCTTCGGCTGGGCCGGCACGGGCGCGCTCGGCTGGGCGGGCTTGGCCGGCGCCGGCTTGGACGGCGCGGGCTTCGGCTGGGCCGGCTTGGGCTGGGCCGGCTTGGCCGGGGTGCTCGGCTGCGCGGCGCGGTCGCTCGCCGGCGCACCGGTGTCCACGCTCGCCGCGGCGCCGCCCTTGCTCAGGCCGGCCTTGACCGAGCAGACCGGCCAGGCGCCGGGGCCCTGCGAGGCCAGCACCCGCTCGGCCACCGCGATCTGCTGGTCCTTCGAGGCCAGGTCGGCGCGCGGCGCGTACTGGGTGCCGCCGTACGCGGCCCAGGTCGAGGAGGTGAACTGGAGGCCGCCGTAGAAGCCGTTGCCGGTATTGATCGACCAGTTGCTGGTGCTCTCGCAGTTGGCGACGCCGTCCCAGACCGAGACCGGGGCGGCGTGCGCGCCGGTGGCCGTGAGCAGCGGCATCGCCAGGCCCGCGCCGGCCACGCCGGCGACGGCGATCGCCTTCTCCGCTGCGGTGCGACGACGATGACGACCAGTGCCGTTGAACAGCATGAAGTGTCCCTCTCCGCACGCCTGCGAGGTGAGCTGTCGGGTTCGGACCGGTGAGGTTGGCCCGGCCGGCCGCGCGGATCGCTCCGGCGGTCGGCTTCACCCCAAGCCGTGGGAGACGGCGGAAAAACCTGGGTCCCCCGCCCCTGCCCGAGGACGGTCGGTGTCCCGACAGCGCGGCGGGCAGGACTCGGCGTTGCCGCGCACGGGGTTCGCAGCCGCGAACTCCACGGAGAGTAGGCAGATCTGCCTGGCAATCACAAGCTCATATCGCTGACATCACATCAGAATTACGGTGCGTCATTGATCGTCTACCGACTGATCAGGTATGTCCGCATTGCTCCGCATTCGGAACGCCCATGCCCGGACCCTTCCGACACGCCGCCGGAGTTGACCGAACGTCAGCTGAAGTCGGCGTCGGCGTCAGCGTCGGAGTTGGAGCTGGAGCTGGAACTGGAGCTGGAGCTGGACTCGGGAGTGAACCGGACCGGCAGCTCGCGCAGCCCCCGCATGATCAGCCCGCCGCGCCAGCGCAGCTCGCCCGGCTCGGCGGCCGGCTCCAGGTCGGGCAGCCGGGTCAGCAGGGTCGCCAGCGCCCGCTGCCCCTCCAACCGGGCCAGCGGCGCGCCGATGCAGTAGTGGATGCCGTGCCCGAAGCCCAGGTGCTGGTTGTCCTGGCGGGCCAGGTCCAGGGTGTTCTCCGCGGCGAACCGCGCCGGGTCGCGGTCCGCGGCCGCCAGCACCACCAGCACCGGGTCACCGACCGGGATGTCCACCCCGCCGATGCTCAGCGGGCTGGTCGCGAACCGCCAGGTGGCCAGCTCCACCGGGCCGTCGTAGCGCAGCAGTTCCTCCACCGCGGTGGCCAGCAGCGCGGTCTCGCCGGCCGCCACCGAGTCCTGCAGCAGCCGCCGCTGCACGGGGTGGTTCAGCAGCGCGTGGACGCCGTTGCCGATCAGGTTGACCGTGGTCTCGAAGCCCGCGAAGAGCAGGATGAAGGCCATCGCGGCGGCCTCGTTCTCGGTCAGGTGCTCGCCGTGGTCGCTGGCCCGGATCAGCCCGGAGATCAGGTCCTCGCCGAGGTCCCCGCGCTTGCGGTGGATCAGCTCCAGCAGGTACGAGCGCATCTTCTTGACCGCGCGGGCCACCCCGCCGCGCGGGCCGCCGCCGTGGCGGATCATCATGCCCGCCCAGTCCCGGAAGTCGTCCTGGTCCTCGGCCGGCACCCCGAGCAGGTCGCAGATCGCGTAGATCGGCAGCGGGAAGGCGAACTCGTGGATCAGGTCGGCCGAGCCGCGGGCCGCGAAGGAGTCGATCAGCCGGTCGGTCAGCAGCTGCACCCGCGGCTCGAACTCGGCCACCCCGCGCGGGGTGAAGGCCTTGGAGACCAGCCTGCGCAGCCGGGTGTGGTCCGGCGGGTCGATGTTCAGCAGGTGGGTCATCAGGTCCGCCTGCCGCTCCCCCGGGATGCCGACCCGGCCGGTGCGGTGCGCCTGCTCGCTGTGGTGCGCCGGGTTCTTCGACAGCCGGCCGTCGGCGAGCGCCTGGCGCGCGTCGGCGTACCGGGTGACCAGCCAGGCGTCCACCCCGCTCGGCAGGGTGGTGCGGTGCACCGGCGCGTGCTTGCGCAGCCAGGCGTACGCCGGGTACGGGTCGGCGGCGAACTCCCAGGTGAACAGGGGTGGCATGGGCTCAGTCGGCGTTGCGGGCATGTCCTGACGGTATCCGGTGCCCGGAATGAGTGAGTCTGGTCACCTGACGGGTAATCCCTGTTGCGGAGGGTCAGCCGAAGCCTACGATCCTCCGATACGGATGGTGGGCCACGGTGCGGTGTCGCCCCCAGGGAGGAGCAGGCCATGCGAGTAGCCGGTCAAGTGGTGGTCATCGCCGTGCTCGACGGCGGCGACGGCGACGGCCCGGCCCGGCGGTTCGCCGCCGCGGGGGCCACCGGACTGCTGCTGGCGGACCCGCGGCCGGGCGTGGCCGAGGACCTGGCCGCCGCGCTGGACCGCCCCGGCTGCCCGGTGGTCGGCGTCTCCTCCGACATCCACCAGCCCAGCGACATCGCCGCCCTGGTCACCAGCGCCGAGCAGCACCTCGGCCGGATCGACCTGTTCTGCGTGGCCGGCCCCGACGGCGAGCGGATCGTCGCGCTGGACGAACTCCCCGGCGACCTGGACCGGCTGGCCGAGTTGCTCGACCCGCTGAGCACCGCGATCGGCGAGGTGGTCCCGCCGCAGCGCGCCGTGCTGACCGAGGTCGCCGAGGTCGCCTGACTCCCGCGGGCTCAGCTCCGGTCGGGCAGCCCCTCGGCCGCCCGCACCGCCGCCCGGTAGGCCCGGGCCGCGTGCCGCAGCGCCGCGTCCGGGTCCACCCCCGCGTCGTGCGCCCGCTGCACCACGGCGAGCAGCAGCTCGCCGGCGCTGCGCTCGGTCAGCTCGGCGGGCAGCTCGTACGGCG of Kitasatospora viridis contains these proteins:
- a CDS encoding NAD(P)/FAD-dependent oxidoreductase, coding for MSTTERPRILIVGGGYVGLYAAMRILKKMRYGEATVTVVDPRSYMTYLPFLPEAAGGNVAPRNLVAPLRSALKKAEVLTGHVTEVDHARKVATIAPLSGDSYELNFDYLVVATGSVSRTFPIPGLAEHGIGMKTVEEAISLRNHVMAQLDKAESTTDEAVRAKALTFVVIGGGFAGIETIAEIEDMARDAAKIYKTVSRDDMRFIVVEAANRILPEMGPDLGLWTKEKLEERDIEIYIETSMDSCVDQHVVLKNGIECDAATIVWTAGVKPNPVVSNFGLPLGPRGHVDTAPTLQVQGFDNVWAAGDNAQVPDLAVGEGAWCPPNAQHAVRQAVQLGDNVISGMRGFPQAEYKHKNLGAVAGLGLHKGVAILFGKYKLKGRPAWWFHRLYHGSRVPTMNRKIRVFTDWTLAMFLKRETVGLSEMEKPYGAFQEAAGPVIPKPAAAPAEADKALASSK
- a CDS encoding Ppx/GppA phosphatase family protein; its protein translation is MTGTRVAAVDCGTNSIRLLITELDPGTGRALDLDRRMTIVRLGQDVDRTGRLAPEALQRTFAACREYAAVIAEFGVPVERIRFVATSASRDAENSAEFAKGVREILGVEPEVISGDEEAQLSFSGATKGLAGTGVAAPYLVFDLGGGSTEFVLGGESVQAARSVDIGSVRLTERHFAGAEVPTPAQIAAAEADIAAGLNRAAEVVPLTAGATLVGLAGTVTTVAAIALGLPEYQSERIHHSRLSLTRVREVTERLLSSGHAERAAIPALHPGRVDVIAAGALVLRSVMERTGAAELVVSEHDILDGIAWSLFR
- a CDS encoding DUF501 domain-containing protein, which produces MSTENQPVDDRDLAAVAAQLGRVPRGTRAVAHRCPCGNPDVVETAPRLPDGTPFPTLYYLTCPKAASLIGTLEADGVMKEQTARLAEDPELAAAYQKAHEDYIARRDAIEVLEGFPSAGGMPDRVKCLHVLVGHSLAAGPGVNPLGDEALAMLPDWWGKGSCVTPEQVETGVEALRQQRATAEDHAEVIAAKERKTVERAAKRAAADEQGEQGEQA
- a CDS encoding FtsB family cell division protein encodes the protein MAAWKFPGRPRFTSRATVLVLVLCSLVAILAYPTRQLLNQRAEIAAQRVKAEQARQEVQRLTTERARWQDPEFVKAQARSRLHFAMPGETPFTAVDPSPSAGASQPSGAGTAKSGPKAGAPWYSTVWESVDAAASPAPTPAPVP
- the eno gene encoding phosphopyruvate hydratase, which encodes MPSIDVVVAREILDSRGNPTVEVEVGLDDGSTGRAAVPSGASTGAFEALELRDGDKNRYGGKGVEKAVLAVIEQIGPELVGYDATEQRLIDQAMLDLDATPDKSSLGANAILGVSLAVAHAASEASDLPLFRYLGGPNAHVLPVPMMNILNGGSHADSNVDIQEFMIAPIGAESFSEAVRWGAEVYHTLKGVLKERGLSTGLGDEGGFAPNLDSNREALDLITEAIKKAGYVPGKDVALALDVAASEFYKDGAYQFEGKPLSAGELIDYYADLVASYPLVSIEDPLDESDWDGWKAMTDKLGDKVQLVGDDLFVTNPERLAKGIETGTANALLVKVNQIGSLTETLDAVELAQRNGFRCMMSHRSGETEDVTIADLAVATNCGQIKAGAPARTDRTAKYNQLLRIEEILDDAAEYAGRAAFPRFRYEG
- a CDS encoding transglycosylase family protein; this encodes MLFNGTGRHRRRTAAEKAIAVAGVAGAGLAMPLLTATGAHAAPVSVWDGVANCESTSNWSINTGNGFYGGLQFTSSTWAAYGGTQYAPRADLASKDQQIAVAERVLASQGPGAWPVCSVKAGLSKGGAAASVDTGAPASDRAAQPSTPAKPAQPKPAQPKPAPSKPAPAKPAQPSAPVPAQPKPSSPAKPQTGAANGYTVKSGDTLSKIAQAQHILGGWHALYQGNQGVVGGDPDLIYPGQVLNLG
- a CDS encoding cytochrome P450 family protein, with protein sequence MPATPTEPMPPLFTWEFAADPYPAYAWLRKHAPVHRTTLPSGVDAWLVTRYADARQALADGRLSKNPAHHSEQAHRTGRVGIPGERQADLMTHLLNIDPPDHTRLRRLVSKAFTPRGVAEFEPRVQLLTDRLIDSFAARGSADLIHEFAFPLPIYAICDLLGVPAEDQDDFRDWAGMMIRHGGGPRGGVARAVKKMRSYLLELIHRKRGDLGEDLISGLIRASDHGEHLTENEAAAMAFILLFAGFETTVNLIGNGVHALLNHPVQRRLLQDSVAAGETALLATAVEELLRYDGPVELATWRFATSPLSIGGVDIPVGDPVLVVLAAADRDPARFAAENTLDLARQDNQHLGFGHGIHYCIGAPLARLEGQRALATLLTRLPDLEPAAEPGELRWRGGLIMRGLRELPVRFTPESSSSSSSSSSSNSDADADADFS